Below is a window of Chanodichthys erythropterus isolate Z2021 chromosome 19, ASM2448905v1, whole genome shotgun sequence DNA.
tcctacatcctgcgtcatacatcgcATCACCGCttactcatttggcgcaagtCAACTTGTGCAATTTTGCTTACAGTCAtccgccggaagctagttatttgaatttctaaagctttaaatatggatatttttcatacaaaaacacatccctTCTCATCcctaaatatatctctgattgtgtttgtctgaaagaagacagtaCTATACActtagaatggcttgagggtgagcaaatcatgggatcattttaatttttgggtgaattatcccttttaCCTAGTGGATTATAGTACTCTTAAGTCATATGCAGGGGGTTGTTAACCAGCATGCATGGATCCCCACATAAAACTCCTAGTTGGATCATTTACCCAAGAGCAACGCAGGGAAAATGACCCTCTCTCTTCTGCTGAGGAGAGAAACACAAAGGTCTGAGAGAATTTTATCTCCTGTATCACTTAGACTCATTATTACAATCACACTTTCCTTCAATCTGCTCTTCAATTTAGtcctcacacacaaaaaaattaacagctgagtatttaaacactttttttagcCCTTAATTTGAAACAAACTGCTTCCGATTGAAATCAGAAGTACACAATGCAATTATGGGTAACATGTAGATCAAATAAGGTAACTGCTCAACAACATCTaatggtttgattttttttcttctctgaaCTGTAGCAGAACAAAATGGCCAACTCACGCTTTATCGAAGTAGGATGTGTGTAGCGAGTAATTTGAAATGTCGCCGTTAATCAGATTGCCGTTGACATTTGTGACATAGTTCTTCCTGGCTGCCTGATCCTTGGCAAAATTTCGACAGGCTGCGAGCTTAGACTCTAAAGCCTAAGAAACAGAACAAACTCTTGGATTAGACCCcaaattttttttatgcaaatgaTGATTCACAAACAAAACTGTGAACAATTATTTATGTAAATAgcttttattcatataaaaagTTCAGCCTACAGATTTTACTCACCCCAACTTTGCGCAATAGATCGCCAACAATATTGAGCGCTGATATTCTAGCAGATGGAGTGAGGGCTGCATTAGTGGAACTGTTAGCCAGAACTGCAAAAGACAAGAACCAAGTTAGTCGTGCAAACACGCGTGGCACTGTATACATCTGAGAGAGAAATCCAGCCGTCTACCTGTCTGGCTGGTGAAAGCATTGTCCAGGTTCTTGCTGAGAGGTGTAGCCGGCAGAGAGAGGGAGGCCTGGACTGCTGAGTCTGTTTTGTCATTGTCTGGAGTCGGAGAGCTGGGGGCCGACATTCTTGTCACCTCCGGTCGGCTCTCTCGCACCGCAAGCTCTTGCCGCAAATCTACAAATGGAAACAGATATCAATTCATAACTTTCACTTGCAAACAATAATGCTGATGAGTATGTAACATGACTTCATTCCACAAGCAGGAACAGCCTTTTACTGACAGAACAGAGTCTATACACACTTGAGAAGCCTGGAATGAGGAACTAGCTATAATTATGCATGACAACATTTCTGAGAGGAAAGTCAGTGAATACCTCTGGCTTCATCTTTTAGTCTCTGCACAGACACCAGGAGAGACTCTTTCTCATCCAGTTCACTCTCCAGAAAAGCATTCCTCTCGATGGCCTGGTTCAGCCTCTGCTCAAAGTCTTCCAGAGATGTAATTGTGGCTCTGTGGTAACACACCATAGTGAAATAAACTATAAATTACAGTAGAATAGTGGAAAAGCATACAACCTACAAGGGTAGAACCCTTAAAGACGACATGTAATCAAAATagacatttattttcttaataaatGTCTCGTTATGTGaaattcacaaaacaaaaacaaatgttttataaacTTTAATCAGAATTGGATTCACTTtccctgtttgtttgtttttttttctgatgatGTAATAAAGGATGTGTGGGTGGGGGGTACATTTTTACTATATAATATTGATCACATTAACTTATCCAATAAAAGCCTAcaaaaaaaccaacaaaaactgacaaaaaataaaataaaaatactgcacaCCCTACATGCACTCAAAGACATACTGTACATATTACatatactaccgttcaaaagattTGAGTCAGtaagttattttttaaagaaattaatacttttatttagcaaggatgcattaaattgatcaaaagtgacatttataatttcaacatgttaagaaataataataacatgttAATCATATGATAATAAAGttattataatgataataataaaagaatatTTCCTGACCACCaactcagcatattagaatgatttctgatggatcatgtgacactgaggactggagtaatggctgctgaaaattcagttttgccatcacaggaataagttttaaaatatatttaaatagaaacagctgttaaaatagtaatatttcacagtattactgtttttactgtatttttgatcaaataaatgcagccttgaggAGCATAAGAGACACTGACcgaaaaatgtatcattttaagatTAGCTTAAGAATTGTAAGATGATGCCCTCTGACCTCTTAGCTCTCTCCAGGTCGTCATTGGCCTGCTCTAGCTCTCTGACGTATTTATGCAGCTGCTCCTTGATGCCTCGAGTCTGGCTGAGGTCATCCTCCAGTACAGAGATCTGTTTATAGCTCTGAGAATACTGATACTCCAGCTTCTCctacagaaaaagagaaagcaAAGACACACACTCTTTAGGTCTGCCCTTGCTTTAATGTTCTTTACACACACTCAGCCTGTGTTTAACTCCCACACACTCACCCTGAGCGAGTCGAGTTCATGCTGCAGTCTCTCATTGTCTGCCTGCAGGTCTCTGATACGATGCTCCGCTTGGCCCAGTTGTGTCTCCAGCTCTGTCTCCAGCTCTCTGCTCCCCTCTTGGAACTCCAGCAATTCCTCCTGTGCCTCTTTAtaactgaacacacacacacatcagaatACTGTTTAGCACCTTTAGCTAATGCAtacaacacacaaacaaatgaaaatatttgcatattctgTTTCTTAAACCGAGCTTGTCCTTCCGTAAACTATAGCCTACTGAACACCAAAACAAGCTCTGTCAAACCATGCACTTCACTTTGGGAACTGAGGTGActtcaaatttaatttatagtagtgttgaaaagtttggggtcaatagatgtttttttaaaagaattgcATACTTTAAGGCTTGTTTAAaccaaggatgataactataacgatataGTTCTAAAATCATCCTAAATATAAAAAGAATAGCAAAGTcgaagtccacaccacaactatataacaataatgGCACTGAGAAacaatatcattggaatcactttcagaaccaTATTTTTCCAGTTGATGAactataaaaacattgacagccaatcagaatccatcctgcttttaAAGTGACAGACAACCCAATAtggttatcgttatagttatctttcTAGGtgtgaaattgtaaaaatattgcacaatattactgtacttatactcaaataaatacagacttggtgagcattagagacttcttttaaaaacatttttaagaaaaaacatgtttttcacaTCCTCGTATAACACACTTATACCATTATTTAATGAATGTGATTAAGCCGATTCAAGCCCTGCTGTAAATAACCACTTTTGTTTACAGTGTACTAGTGACCAGGGAAGAGTGCTGACCTGGTCCTCTTTATGTAATCACCACCCAGCATTATGGTGTGCAAGGATCTAAAAATAGCATCGGTGCAATATTTCCCTACCCAGTCATGCTACAGCCACGTGAGCTAGGAGACAGGGAAGGACAACCTTATCCAGGGAAAACGAGACCACTAGAACAGTGAGAAAAGTACATGATGCCCTGGCAGCACAGGAGAGAATCAGCAACTTAAAAAATCTGTGACTCGTTTTTGTAGTCTCTGAAGTGCTGATTAGGGTGTTTTACTAGTGGGTCAGAACTGGGTAGTTGGAGTTATCACATGTCAGTGAGACCCAGTGGAGAGAACAAGAGCCTCCCTGCAGACACCATGATGTGCTTTGCTAAAACAGCTCTAAGGCAAATCAAATGACCCCTTTTTTGATAGCAAAGCTGATAGTGATACCTATTTGCATGTCATCAGTTAACACTGTATTAAGGTCTGTTCaacctatattatatatagtatctcaattaaactaaataaacacTGGTGTGAATAGTGCTTTAGTCagttaaaggggctatatgtattaatcttattataattattattattaccaatgTATGAACAGCTTGTAATGAAACTTAATAAGAGGTCACTTCCTAGGTTGTCTATGAAAGCATGTAGGctgatttttatgtgaaggacGTTTTTGCTGGGAAAATCAAAAGGATGTGACGTTTACACGCACTCCCAAGAGCCTCTATTCCGTTCTATGACACACGAAACAAATGCTTATACAATGTTCAGGACAATGCTGAAAGAGCCACTCTCTACTGTAATATTAATGTTTCATGCAAAGAAAAGGGAATTATTCAAACTAGTCTCACATAGATATAgtctcaaatatactttataatcaaaatatcataacagtataattttaattatctCATCTGTCGACATGATGCCAGTGAATTGCAGATCTTGTGCAAACATAACCGCATCGCTacgatcagatgctttcttaaaggtgccctagaacttttttttaaaagatgtaatataagtctaaggtgtcccttgaatgtgtctgtgaagtttcagctcaaaataccccatagatttttttttattcatttttttaactgcctattttggggcatcattacaaatgagccgattcagggtgtgtggccctttaaatgctgacgctccccgcccacggagctcgtgcttgccttaaacaacataaaaaaagttcacacagctaatataaccctcaaaatggatctttacaaagtgttcgtcatgcagcatgtctaatcgcgtaagtacagtgtttattttgatgtttacattgattctgaatgagtttgaggctgttcTCCgttaacggctaatgctacactgttgaagagatttataaagaatgaagttgtgtttatgcattatactgactgcaagtgtttaataatgaaaatagcgatggctcttgtctctttgaatacagtaagaaacgatggtaactttaaccacattgatttaacagtacattagcaacatgctaacgaaacatttagaaagacaatttacaaatatcactaaaaatatcatgttatcatgaatcatgtcagttattattgctccatctgccatttttcgctattgtccttgcttgcttacctagtctgatgattcggctgtgcagagatccagacgtgtaatccctttcataatgttgggaacatgggctggcatatgcaaatattggggcgtacaccccgactgttacgtaacagagatttgagatttgcctgtttttcggaggtcttttaaacaaatgagatttacataaggaggaggaaataatggagtttgagactcactgtatatcttttccatgtactgaactcttgttatttaactatgccaaggtaaattcaatttttgaatctagggcacctttaactgctGCTTTCTCAcctctgtcattttttgttgtgttattttgttactgagttgttccaaacctgtagacATTTCTTTGTTCTAATGTACacaaaaggaagatatttggaagaatctttgtaaccaagcagatctcgccccccattgactaccatagtaggaaaaaaaaaaatacaatggtagtcaatggggggcaagatctgcttggttacaaacattcttccaaatatcttcctttgtgtacagcagaacaaagaaatttatagaGGTTTGGAGCAACTTGAAGGTGAGtcaatgatagaattttcatttttgggtgaactatccctttaagtggtTGCTAGTGTGTTCTGTGTGATTGCTAACAAgctcaagtaaaaaaaaagccCACTCCTCAAATCTATATGACTTGGTTCCCTTGGTCCAAGTAGATCAATGAGATTGTTCATCCATTCCACCATGTGAAAAATCATCACATTGCTTAGAAAATTAATAACACACCTCTCTTCGACAAGCAcaaacatatattgtggatgtgtttgagagagagatgTCACACAATCAAAAAAGGTACAAAGTAGATCGAATCTCTCATTCAGATTAAATAGAAGGATTTCTTTGAGCTTTTGAAACTCCCGtcgtttgttttttttatgtaaccATGCGTAACCCATACAGTAGACCATTAATCACTTGGGTGTAGcaagtttttgtgtgtgtaaatgcCATCAGCTGCCCCTTTTCCTGACAATGATCTGAGATTCGTTACACAAAGGGAGTCTGAAACACTCCACAACTAAGTTGAGAAATGGTGCTTTGGGATGCAATTTACCAAGCAACAAGCATGTCGTGTAATCTCTTTTAGATTACAATCCTACTAAGAGTTTTTCAATGATAAAATTAGCAGTGGGAGTCTATATCAAATCACAACAGTGAAACCCATTGAAGGGAATTCCCACTGTGGCGGATTGCATAAGGTTACATAAATGGACTTATGTGAGAGGAAATTTTCAAACATACATTCCTAATGAATGAGAACAGGTTGCATTGGTTTTTATTCACAGCATTCATATACATTACTTCAggacaaaagaaaatatgaatAGTGAACACTGAGGACAACATGAAAGAAAGCTCTCAGGTGTCACACAACAAAACAGAGACCTGAGATATGTGCCTGAGTTCAATGCTACTCACTGTACTGCCACTTACTTTTTCTTGTACTTCAGTGAAAGTGCCTTCCAGAAATCAATTTCCTCGTCTTTGGAGGCGAATTTTGGTATCATATTTGCATCCATGACAAATAAACCTGAAAAAGTACACAAAAGCACCAATATTCTTTAGCAtacaaaagtaaacaaaaaatgtactcaaaattaaatattgaaatatattaatattaccaTGAACATGTTTTTTGAGGAATAAAGCATGTCATGCCAAAACTGGTTGTCTACCAAATGTCAATGGATTTGTGCCAAAATACAGAGGCTGCGTCTGAAATCGCATATTTGAGTAAGtagtacttattttgaataagtacttACTGTGCTGGCACTAAataaaagtatgttctatatagtatgagtgTCTGTAGTATAAATGTAATCCAGACATACTACATTTGACATGCATACCAGCGTCAGTTACGACACTTCACTGCCATTTGCAAATCCTTTCCTGTGGCCTCATgagatagtaaagtgtccattgtatGCAAACTTCCGAATCTTGCcagtagtaggtcatccaggtactttttgcctactcttttgtGAGTACTGAGAATTTGGACATACTTTTTTTGTCACACTGTTTtttgcctactatatagtagggaagtacgcaatttcagacacagcctGAGTTTTATTGGATGTGCGCCTGTGACGTTAACCACAAAAGATATGGAAATTATTTTATCCTTCCTTTTAAAAGTTGAAAGTCTACACTactgttgaaaagtttggggttgccAGGATTTGCCAACATTTTAGAAAgaattctcttatgctcactaagactgcatttattttatgaaaagcacagtaaaaacagtgaaatattattacaactcaaatgtaatttatttggtTTTGGCagctattactccagtctttgatgtcacatgatcctttaaaaAACATTGTAATTTGCTGATTTCGGTGATTATCACCTATGATTATCAATGGTGAAAACAGCCGTGTTGCTTGTTTTTGTGTAAACAGTGATACTTTTCAGCATTTTTTAACGAATATAAAATTCAAAAGagagcatttaaaaatataaatcttttctaacaaaatctgtcacatttgatcaatttaaagtgTCCCTGCAGAATAAAATCTCattgaccacaaacttttgaaaagtagcGTATTCATTTAGCTAACTATTGCATGACTATTTGCATTTAGCATCATCAGAACAGACCTGTGACCCACTTTTGGGTCATGAaccaccagttgagaaccactgaactaGATCATTCTTTGATTTCACAATCTGAACACATCTTTCATGCGTGTAAATTAGCTGCAGCATGTACCTCAGTTCACCTCTAGATGGGCTACTGCTGTCCCAAATAATCAATAGAACTGCGTGCAGTCTGACCCAACCCATAGAAGCTTCATGTGCCCTGTTCACACACGCCAGAACACAATCGCCCTCTAGTTATAGGTCATAGCCTGACATACCATAGCTCTTTTCTGATGAACTATGAATTGAAAACTAAACAGAAGAACAGTCAATTAGTCCTTCATAAACAAACAATATTTAGTCAAATGTCCTAAACTCAATGTCGCATCTGCTTTACTTACACAAGACATTGTGTTTTAAAGCATGAAGACAACTAAAACTCTTAAGCCTTCCCGGCACACCCATACTTCACCGCCTTtctatttttctttctgtttcctTATGCATGATTTCTCATTGCATGACAAACTTATGTTGGTATCAACTTATTAAAATCTGTTTTTCTTACAATATTCATGCCATGGCTGGTTATAAATGATGTGTCTGCTTGTACAATACTGTCAACACCTGATGGAACCACTTAAACACTGTATTTACAGTTCTCCTAAAATGCATCAGATCTGCAAAGACAGAGGGAATGAATTAACAATGTTATGCGTTTATGCATtactacttatatatatatatatatatatatatatatatatatatatatatatatatatatatatatatatatatatatatatataatattaatatttaaaacatatgcATATAAATTTAAGCAATTAAAGAGTGACAAAAACAGACGTGCCATTCACTCATGTATCAAATGAGTCATCCTCTAAGAAATTAAATGTGTACACAAAATAGAGAAAAGTGGGgagatgtttaaaaaaattatgcatACTAAACTAAAACCACACAGAAAGGGCAAAGTTGGAAAATAATACACTTTCAAAAATGTAGACttgttaaaaatgaaatgttgatTTTCAGTCACCTTTATGGTCTTATAAACTCTTAATGAACTGATGCGCTCTGTCCAGATGACAGGCTTATTTACACTATCGGTCTAACAACTAAACGATAAATATATCTTCTCTGCTTCATCAAATCTACTGCCAACAAATGTATCGAGTACCAGAAACATCACATCCGACATATTTCTCTGTAAATACCACTGACACCACGATAACCCGTCAATTTTCACTAGCTAGCCACGAGCTAACTGACGTTAGGCTAACAACAACAGCAGTGATGATGCGCTTTAAATGTACACGAATAGATAtgacatttacattaaaatgaTGTCGAAACGCATATATGTGACTATAGTGAGCGACATGagatgttatttttttctgctagCGCTAGTGGATGAGATGCTGCTGATAAAGAGCAAGCAGGGTGTTGTCTTATTTTTGATAATCTACTTATGTGATCATCTGCGCTTTTTAAAGATTTGCATCATGTATAAAGATTGAGATGTGGTTTAATGAACTCACCTGCACATTTCCAGGATCTTTAACGCTGACAGTAGGACTGACTGTGATCCCGCCACAGTCTTCAGTATTTCAGCATCCTCTCTCCCCCAATGACGTGTGTCGTGTAAACTGATCCTGGCGACGCCTCTCACAACACCAACATAACGTAAcgtttctttctttatttatttaggacTGAAACGTcagttaaaaataacatttaaaaatattaccttttatttagttagttatttacTTACAGCTGAAACGTTGGTTGAATAacgtaacacaaaaacaaatatgactttttatttatttagagcTGAAATGTTACTTAAATAACGTAACAACAGATATATgactttttaattattttatctgaACCTTTAAATAGGGTGAATGAAAATGAAGTTTCTTATATTCTTCACTTATAATTTGTCATTCTCGTGTTTTTGATAATATAATCCAAATGGCTACGTAGTTTATGACGaatttaaagggtaagttcacccaaaaatgaaaattctgtcatttattacttaccctcatgccgttccacacccatatgaccttcgttaatcttcagaacacaaattaagatattttagttgaaatccgatagctccgtgaccgtgaggcctccatagggagcaatggacacttcctctctcaagatccattaatgtactaaaaacatatttaaatcggttcatgtgagtacagtggttcaatattggagcgccaaaaaacaaaataactacttgtatagtgatggccgatttcaaaacactacttcaggaagcttcggagcattatgattcagtgtatcgaatcatgattcagatcgcgtgttaaactgccaacggctgaaatcacgtgactttggcgctccgaacagcagatttgatacactgattcatctgtgctccgatgctccctgaagcattgttttgaaatcagccatcactaaataagtcgttattttgtttttttggcgctccaaaaatattctcgtcgctttataatattaatattgaaccactgtactcacatgaaccgatttaaatatgttttagtacctttatggatcttgagagaggaagtgtcattgctccctatggaggcctcacagagctatcggatttcaattaaaatatcttaatttgtgttctgaagattaacgaaggtcttacaggtgtggaacggcgtgaaggtgagtaataaatgacagaattttcatttcggggtgaactaaccctttaatggtttTAGTATGGCCTAACAGAACACCTAATTATAGATGATTAACATTAGCAGTGATGACCCATTTTATGATATCTGGTGTGACAAAGTGTTTCGGGTTTACTAGCTGTCCCACTTTGCAAACATTTAATACAATggcaatataataataacatgGATGCTTTTACACTTGAGTGAATCAGATTTCAGAAAATGTcctttcaaaacattttgagGATATacagtaaatgtacattttctatAGTAAATTATCTCCTGCACGTAAAACCTAAAAAACTTAATATCTAACAGTGTCTTGATAAAGAAGAGTTGTAGTTGTAATATCAgtccagtaggtggtgctgtAGGTCAATACATATAGAGTCATATCTACAGAACATGCCTTTGCACAGCAAAGATTAGTCATTATTAAAAtactattaattaatattaattaaaatattaataatacattttaactcagcatgaaacaaaaacaaacaaaaaaatatatatacatcatgtttaatttgtttttttattgatattaatATGTAAGTGTGTGGCATCACTAGATATTAGGATAGGTAATGACATTGCACTTAAGTATCACattaaatttattatatttttccaaaaacatttaaaacattttttttttaatttctgtctAACTATTTAattaacacataacatatgtcATATGTAATGTGACATGTCTGACAGCACTAAAAAAGAACaaattccaggatttcataTATTTCCCAATAGAGAGCAATGTTACAATTGTTTGCACTTGAGCTGTGAGGTACTTTTTGACCTTTAAGGTCATTCTGCAAGACAAATAATTACACTGTGTCTATTTTTGGTGAATGCTGGAGACAGAAAAAGTCTGCAAATTTTTATACATTACTTGGATTTGTGAATCCTACCAAAACTGTGTATTAAAGGCCAGTGTGATAAAGCTACCTCTAGGATATTGAAGATGCATAATATTAATACAGCTATAACCACAGCAAAGAGAACAGCTTATATTTAGAATATTTTATGTTCACAATGAGGGACTCAGTGTTACCACAGGCCATCAGTAGTTGGAAAGATCACTCAGGCTTTTTATCATTCATATCTGCCACTACACAGAGTGAAGGATCAGGGAGAGGAAGGAAGTGTCGATCTCTCCAGTCACTGTGCTGACAAATATAGTCATGTAAGAAGCAAATGTAAAGATTATCATTCATCCAGTGACAAACAGAAAGACTTCCACAGAGGTGCCATTTTTGA
It encodes the following:
- the ndel1a gene encoding nuclear distribution protein nudE-like 1-A isoform X3; translated protein: MDANMIPKFASKDEEIDFWKALSLKYKKNYKEAQEELLEFQEGSRELETELETQLGQAEHRIRDLQADNERLQHELDSLREKLEYQYSQSYKQISVLEDDLSQTRGIKEQLHKYVRELEQANDDLERAKRATITSLEDFEQRLNQAIERNAFLESELDEKESLLVSVQRLKDEARDLRQELAVRESRPEVTRMSAPSSPTPDNDKTDSAVQASLSLPATPLSKNLDNAFTSQTVLANSSTNAALTPSARISALNIVGDLLRKVGALESKLAACRNFAKDQAARKNYVTNVNGNLINGDISNYSLHTSYFDKARERVIFPALLLAGQ
- the ndel1a gene encoding nuclear distribution protein nudE-like 1-A isoform X2, with amino-acid sequence MDANMIPKFASKDEEIDFWKALSLKYKKNYKEAQEELLEFQEGSRELETELETQLGQAEHRIRDLQADNERLQHELDSLREKLEYQYSQSYKQISVLEDDLSQTRGIKEQLHKYVRELEQANDDLERAKRATITSLEDFEQRLNQAIERNAFLESELDEKESLLVSVQRLKDEARDLRQELAVRESRPEVTRMSAPSSPTPDNDKTDSAVQASLSLPATPLSKNLDNAFTSQTVLANSSTNAALTPSARISALNIVGDLLRKVGALESKLAACRNFAKDQAARKNYVTNVNGNLINGDISNYSLHTSYFDKATVNGLDPGAMTNITAPPRSNSPSGLVLSV
- the ndel1a gene encoding nuclear distribution protein nudE-like 1-A isoform X1; the protein is MDANMIPKFASKDEEIDFWKALSLKYKKNYKEAQEELLEFQEGSRELETELETQLGQAEHRIRDLQADNERLQHELDSLREKLEYQYSQSYKQISVLEDDLSQTRGIKEQLHKYVRELEQANDDLERAKRATITSLEDFEQRLNQAIERNAFLESELDEKESLLVSVQRLKDEARDLRQELAVRESRPEVTRMSAPSSPTPDNDKTDSAVQASLSLPATPLSKNLDNAFTSQTVLANSSTNAALTPSARISALNIVGDLLRKVGALESKLAACRNFAKDQAARKNYVTNVNGNLINGDISNYSLHTSYFDKARTVNGLDPGAMTNITAPPRSNSPSGLVLSV